TTTCTACATAAGGTGCAATTGTCATTAATCCTCTGACGCGAATATGGGAAAGTTTTGATATTTCTATAAAAAGTGGCAATACTTCTTCTAGTTTTACGCCAAATTTAGTATCCTCTTCTGCTACATTTACTTCTATGAGGATATCACACAGGATATCTTTTTTGGCGGCTTCCTCCTCAATTTGCTCGGCTAATCTGAGGGAATCAACTGAATGAATGAGAACGGCCTTGTCCACAATATACTTAACCTTATTACGCTGAAGATGTCCAATAAGGTGCCAATAAACAGGTTCGGAAAATATGTGGTTAAGGTCTTCATATTTTTTAACCATTTCCTGAACCTTATTTTCACCAAAATGCCTCATTCCAAGGTTATATGCTTCCATTAGCATCTCATTTGGCTTTGTTTTACTGACAGCAATTAAGGTCACCTCACTGCGCTTCCGACCGGCACGGTCGCAAGCCGCTTGAATACGTTTCTCTATATTAATAATATTCTCTTTCATAATCTCCCTCCAATCAAACTAATAAATAGGTAATTGCGAAATTATACAACGAAAGTACGATCTACGAACCATCAGTTGTCATGAATAAATGTGGTCATTGTGTATACAGTGGATACCTGTTCCGTATCAAACCATAACAGAAGGAGCGGGTTTGCGCAGGATTATGTATCTGCCGTATGCATAATTGAGATATCTTCAGAGTTTTGCAATTGCCGAAAATCTATAAATTAATAAATAATTTTTTCTTCAATTGCGGTTGTAGCATCCAAGGCAATTTGATCATATGCAGATACCCCCTTTG
The nucleotide sequence above comes from Variimorphobacter saccharofermentans. Encoded proteins:
- a CDS encoding YggS family pyridoxal phosphate-dependent enzyme: MMKENIINIEKRIQAACDRAGRKRSEVTLIAVSKTKPNEMLMEAYNLGMRHFGENKVQEMVKKYEDLNHIFSEPVYWHLIGHLQRNKVKYIVDKAVLIHSVDSLRLAEQIEEEAAKKDILCDILIEVNVAEEDTKFGVKLEEVLPLFIEISKLSHIRVRGLMTIAPYVENPEKNRKYFRKLRELYVDIKSKNIDNKGDGNNLNYNDFFTNESIDSKLEYFNILSMGMTGDFEVAIEEGATIVRVGTGIFGERIYHVN